Proteins found in one Triticum aestivum cultivar Chinese Spring chromosome 4D, IWGSC CS RefSeq v2.1, whole genome shotgun sequence genomic segment:
- the LOC123096505 gene encoding uncharacterized protein: protein MGFLICACLLQLLFLGSSPAAAQSPSPARALDAMLQDYAYRAFVRPHTGIVYNATVPADLAGVAVSGLRLRSGSLRRKGFSDYFEFSIPPGVIVQPYVERVVLVYHNLGELSEKYYPLPGYTYLSPILGLLVYDAANLSATGLSELSIVASGSPISVSFSNVRAVPPGSPAPQCVWFDLDGVPQFRGLEANNVCATYRRGHFSIVVNSSEVAPAPGPSGAIAPPIPTNGGRDKGSSDAWKIAVGVVGGVIALGLLALLLVCFVRYKREKKMEVMERNAEVGETLRMAQVGRSQAPVALGTRTKPVIESEYVA from the coding sequence ATGGGTTTCTTGATCTGCGCCTGCCTCCTCCAGCTGCTCTTCTTGGGCTCTTCTCCGGCGGCGGCACAGTCACCGTCGCCGGCGAGGGCCCTGGACGCAATGCTGCAGGACTACGCGTACCGGGCCTTCGTCCGGCCGCACACCGGCATTGTCTACAACGCCACCGTGCctgcggacctcgccggcgtcgcgGTGTCCGGGCTCCGCCTGCGCAGCGGCAGCCTGCGGAGGAAAGGCTTCTCCGACTACTTCGAGTTCAGCATCCCCCCTGGCGTCATCGTGCAGCCGTACGTCGAGAGGGTGGTGCTCGTGTACCACAACCTGGGCGAGCTGTCGGAGAAGTACTACCCGCTCCCCGGCTACACCTACCTCTCGCCCATTCTCGGGCTGCTGGTCTACGACGCTGCCAACTTGTCAGCAACGGGATTGTCCGAGCTGAGCATCGTCGCGTCAGGGAGCCCGATTTCTGTGAGTTTCAGCAATGTGAGGGCGGTGCCCCCAGGCAGTCCAGCGCCGCAGTGTGTGTGGTTTGATTTGGATGGGGTGCCACAGTTCCGGGGCTTGGAGGCAAACAACGTGTGTGCAACCTATCGCCGAGGGCACTTCTCCATAGTGGTGAACTCCAGTGAGGTTGCTCCTGCTCCAGGGCCTTCAGGCGCAATTGCCCCACCAATACCGACTAATGGTGGTCGTGATAAGGGTAGTTCGGACGCATGGAAGATTGCTGTCGGCGTTGTTGGGGGCGTCATTGCATTGGGGCTGTTGGCTTTGCTTCTGGTGTGTTTTGTCAGATATAAAAGGGAAAAGAAGATGGAGGTGATGGAACGAAATGCAGAGGTCGGGGAGACTTTGCGCATGGCGCAGGTTGGGCGGTCGCAAGCGCCTGTAGCGTTGGGAACGCGAACAAAACCTGTGATTGAGAGTGAGTACGTTGCCTAG